Proteins from one Pelorhabdus rhamnosifermentans genomic window:
- a CDS encoding cytidylyltransferase domain-containing protein, which produces MKVVGTIEARMGSSRLPGKTMMTIYKQVTLLECVVTRFELCKNVDEIIVVTSTSEQDDVIESWCRQHNVNCFRGSEEDVLDRVASALIENSADVVVQMGADSAYLDYELLDKLVDVYYSGAYDYVCNDIKLTYPLGIYGHVVNAAKLISLNERGNLSREDREDVVRYIWEHPAEYSILNIEADDRLRYPGLRFTVDYLEDLEQAREVYDCLDKIDFTTDELIELYKCNPMLFAKTKNLVQRSAASIKKEEI; this is translated from the coding sequence ATGAAGGTAGTTGGAACAATAGAAGCACGTATGGGGTCTAGTCGTCTACCGGGAAAGACAATGATGACTATTTATAAACAAGTAACTTTGTTGGAATGTGTTGTAACCAGGTTTGAATTGTGTAAAAATGTGGATGAAATTATTGTTGTTACCTCGACTAGTGAACAGGATGATGTGATAGAATCTTGGTGCAGGCAACATAATGTAAACTGTTTTCGTGGATCTGAAGAAGATGTTCTGGACCGGGTAGCGAGTGCACTAATAGAAAATAGTGCTGATGTAGTCGTACAAATGGGAGCGGATTCCGCTTATCTTGATTATGAGTTGCTTGATAAATTAGTCGATGTTTACTATTCGGGCGCTTATGATTATGTGTGCAATGACATAAAACTTACCTATCCGTTAGGAATTTATGGTCATGTAGTAAATGCAGCCAAACTTATTTCTTTGAATGAACGTGGAAATTTGTCACGGGAGGACAGAGAAGATGTGGTGCGTTATATATGGGAACACCCTGCGGAGTATAGTATCCTTAATATTGAAGCAGATGATAGATTACGATATCCGGGATTGCGTTTTACAGTAGATTATCTTGAAGATCTTGAGCAGGCCCGTGAAGTTTACGATTGTTTAGATAAAATTGATTTTACAACGGATGAGTTGATTGAGTTGTATAAATGTAACCCTATGTTGTTTGCGAAAACGAAAAATTTGGTGCAACGTTCGGCTGCTTCTATCAAAAAGGAAGAGATATAG
- a CDS encoding Gfo/Idh/MocA family protein gives MKKLSVAIIGAGQIAGGYDQQKINGDQGIYTHAGAYMAHGGYELTSICDVNQDQAAQFQKYWKVEHKVTDIDKLLESYHDVVSVCTPDATHYELVKRLLLSHCCKTVFVEKPLALNLQEIAELLELANANQCHIVVDFQRQYEIYHKQIRSQLAQAMESVLTVNAYYIKGLEHIGVTMIDTLVFLFGLPEAVLTYNRVYNQEIRDYTYEFIFYYSQFNVTVKTVDSEAYHYNYHIFEIDMLLTDQRIVINDNSRQILVRTVTDYAYSGVKVLNDREPLVNDTKYQYSLIDAVDYISQITNSQRNHDVSTPVQSFNTKLLIDAIVKSYINHQKVCLEEKKWKR, from the coding sequence ATGAAAAAATTATCTGTTGCTATTATTGGGGCCGGTCAAATTGCTGGTGGGTATGATCAGCAAAAGATAAATGGCGATCAAGGAATTTATACTCACGCTGGAGCATATATGGCTCATGGTGGTTATGAACTTACTTCTATATGTGATGTGAACCAGGATCAAGCAGCACAATTTCAAAAATATTGGAAGGTTGAGCATAAGGTCACTGATATTGACAAACTTTTGGAGTCATATCATGATGTCGTTAGTGTATGTACGCCTGATGCTACTCACTATGAGCTAGTTAAAAGATTATTATTAAGTCATTGTTGTAAAACTGTATTTGTTGAAAAACCGCTGGCATTAAATTTGCAAGAAATTGCAGAGTTGCTTGAACTGGCCAATGCGAATCAGTGTCATATCGTAGTTGATTTTCAGCGTCAATATGAGATTTATCATAAGCAAATTCGAAGCCAATTAGCCCAGGCGATGGAATCAGTTCTTACTGTTAATGCCTATTATATTAAAGGCTTAGAGCATATTGGTGTGACGATGATTGATACTCTCGTTTTTCTATTTGGGCTGCCAGAGGCAGTTTTAACTTATAATCGTGTATATAATCAGGAGATTCGTGATTACACTTATGAATTTATTTTTTATTATTCACAGTTTAATGTGACTGTAAAGACTGTTGATTCGGAAGCTTATCATTATAATTATCATATTTTTGAAATTGATATGCTACTTACTGATCAAAGAATTGTAATTAATGATAATTCTCGGCAGATATTAGTGAGAACTGTTACTGATTATGCTTATTCGGGTGTGAAGGTCTTAAATGATCGTGAGCCGCTAGTAAATGATACTAAATATCAATATTCCTTAATTGATGCCGTTGATTATATCTCGCAAATTACAAACTCACAACGCAATCATGACGTGAGTACCCCTGTACAATCTTTTAATACGAAGTTGCTTATTGATGCAATAGTTAAGTCTTATATTAATCATCAAAAAGTATGTTTGGAGGAGAAAAAATGGAAAAGATAA